From a single Georhizobium profundi genomic region:
- the thpD gene encoding ectoine hydroxylase, producing MAEMHDLYPTRKGTEPDVRDRQDPVIYSRWSEDAPLTQEEYRSYEDKGFLFLPGLFKADELQILLDESKRLRTSKDALEDETLITEPNSGDVRSIFALHRQSAIMHRLASDERLAGLARFLLGDDVYIHQSRLNFKPGFRGKEFYWHSDFETWHAEDGMPRMRALSMSLLLTDNEPHNGPLMLMPGSHKRFVGTVGETPEDNYKSSLKVQETGTPDDESLTRLYDDFGLETPTGPAGSLLIFDCNTMHGSASNISPMARSNAFFVFNAVSNKLVAPFSAGTPRPEFVGARKHVDTVEVIERNAKPLAA from the coding sequence ATGGCAGAGATGCACGACCTTTACCCGACCCGAAAAGGCACGGAACCTGACGTCCGCGACCGTCAGGATCCGGTGATCTATTCGCGCTGGAGCGAAGATGCGCCCCTCACTCAAGAGGAATATCGATCCTACGAGGACAAGGGATTCCTCTTCCTGCCCGGCCTCTTCAAGGCGGACGAACTTCAGATCCTTCTTGATGAGTCCAAGCGGCTTCGCACCTCCAAGGATGCGCTCGAAGACGAAACCCTCATCACTGAACCCAATTCCGGCGATGTCCGCTCGATATTCGCCCTTCACCGCCAGAGCGCCATCATGCATCGCCTCGCCAGCGACGAGCGCCTGGCCGGCCTCGCGCGGTTCCTGCTCGGCGACGACGTCTACATCCACCAGTCGCGGCTGAACTTCAAACCGGGCTTTCGCGGCAAAGAGTTCTACTGGCATTCCGATTTCGAAACCTGGCACGCGGAAGACGGCATGCCCCGCATGCGTGCCTTGTCCATGTCGTTGCTCCTCACCGACAACGAGCCGCACAATGGTCCGCTCATGCTGATGCCCGGTTCCCACAAGCGCTTCGTCGGCACGGTCGGCGAAACGCCCGAGGACAACTACAAGTCATCGCTCAAGGTCCAGGAAACCGGCACGCCGGACGATGAAAGCCTCACCCGTCTCTATGACGATTTCGGGCTGGAAACGCCAACGGGCCCAGCCGGTTCGCTGCTGATCTTCGATTGCAACACGATGCACGGCTCGGCGTCCAACATCTCGCCGATGGCGCGGTCCAACGCGTTCTTCGTGTTCAACGCCGTGTCGAACAAGCTCGTCGCCCCCTTCTCTGCAGGCACGCCGCGCCCGGAATTCGTCGGCGCACGCAAGCATGTGGACACGGTCGAGGTGATCGAGCGCAACGCGAAACCACTCGCCGCCTGA
- a CDS encoding TIGR02281 family clan AA aspartic protease gives MRRNPVIFYVAMAILATGLGLLLWNHNAGQTLGLENDQFGNLVTGAALLTVLGSAALMPGRFGQVLKAAVIWAVIILAFSALYVFRYDIQSLGTRLQAGLMPGTAAVRQLDDGTREVVIQKAMGGQFATEISVNGEPVGVMVDTGASLIALAYDDAERLGLEPENLSYSQPVSTANGQALAAIVTLDEVAIGPIVRSDVRALVSEDGALSQSLLGMNFIGELSSFEMRRDELILRD, from the coding sequence ATGCGCCGCAACCCCGTCATCTTTTATGTCGCGATGGCCATCCTCGCTACCGGCCTCGGCCTCCTGCTGTGGAACCACAATGCGGGCCAGACCCTCGGCCTGGAGAACGATCAGTTCGGCAACCTCGTCACCGGTGCGGCACTCCTCACCGTTCTCGGCTCGGCGGCACTCATGCCCGGCCGCTTCGGCCAGGTGCTCAAGGCCGCCGTCATCTGGGCGGTCATCATCCTCGCCTTCAGCGCGCTCTACGTCTTCCGGTACGACATCCAATCGCTCGGCACGCGGTTGCAGGCCGGCCTCATGCCAGGCACGGCGGCCGTGCGCCAGCTTGACGATGGCACGCGGGAAGTCGTCATCCAGAAAGCCATGGGCGGTCAGTTCGCCACCGAGATCAGCGTCAATGGCGAGCCCGTGGGCGTCATGGTCGACACAGGCGCCTCGCTGATCGCGCTGGCCTATGACGACGCCGAGCGGCTCGGCCTCGAACCTGAGAACCTCAGCTACAGCCAGCCGGTCTCCACCGCCAATGGCCAGGCGCTCGCCGCAATCGTTACGCTCGATGAGGTTGCGATTGGCCCGATCGTGCGCAGCGATGTCCGCGCGCTGGTCTCCGAGGATGGCGCTTTGTCCCAAAGCCTGCTCGGCATGAATTTCATCGGCGAGCTCTCGTCCTTCGAGATGCGTCGCGACGAGCTTATTCTGCGAGACTGA
- a CDS encoding DUF1289 domain-containing protein: MNVNDLNRETRPPRERCPVTVESPCILVCSIDRSTGHCFGCGRSSAEITNWLVYSAAERRAIMDELPARLDKIERKPRRVTKRQRLALERGEG; this comes from the coding sequence ATGAATGTGAACGACCTGAACAGAGAGACCCGCCCGCCCCGTGAGCGCTGCCCAGTGACCGTCGAAAGCCCCTGCATCCTCGTCTGCTCGATTGATCGGTCGACCGGCCACTGCTTCGGTTGCGGCCGCTCCAGTGCCGAAATCACCAATTGGCTCGTCTATTCCGCCGCCGAACGCCGTGCGATCATGGATGAGCTGCCGGCCCGCCTGGACAAGATCGAGCGCAAGCCGCGCCGCGTGACGAAGCGCCAGCGCCTCGCGCTTGAACGCGGCGAAGGCTGA
- a CDS encoding sulfite exporter TauE/SafE family protein produces the protein MPPIEDLILFALALAGAGVVAGILAGLFGIGGGAILVPVFYQVFALVGVDEAVRMHLAVGTSLAIIVPTSLRSYFSHRKRGAVDDVLLKSWITAVPLGALLAAAVAAFSSSEALRAIFAVIAVLVAFRMLFNRASWRLGDDLPRNPFKYIAGVVIGVLSGLMGIGGGVLNNTFMSLYGRPMHQAVATSAGVGVLISIPGLIGYIIAGWGASGLPPFSTGYINWVAVALIIPITLLVAPVGVALAHRASKRQLEIGFGIFLLIVAARFAISLAE, from the coding sequence ATGCCCCCCATCGAAGATCTGATCCTTTTCGCGCTGGCGCTCGCCGGTGCCGGTGTCGTTGCCGGTATTCTGGCCGGACTGTTTGGCATCGGCGGCGGGGCGATCCTCGTGCCTGTGTTCTACCAGGTGTTCGCGCTGGTGGGCGTCGATGAAGCGGTGCGGATGCATCTCGCGGTTGGTACGTCGCTCGCGATCATCGTGCCGACATCGCTGCGATCCTATTTCTCGCATCGAAAGCGCGGGGCGGTGGATGATGTGCTTCTGAAGTCCTGGATTACGGCTGTGCCACTTGGTGCGCTGCTTGCGGCGGCCGTGGCAGCGTTTTCGTCGAGCGAGGCGCTTCGGGCGATCTTTGCGGTGATCGCAGTGCTGGTCGCCTTCCGGATGCTGTTCAACCGGGCATCTTGGCGGCTTGGCGACGACCTGCCGCGCAATCCGTTCAAATACATAGCGGGCGTCGTCATCGGCGTTCTGTCGGGCCTGATGGGCATCGGCGGCGGCGTGCTCAACAACACCTTCATGAGCCTTTACGGGCGACCGATGCACCAGGCGGTGGCGACATCTGCCGGCGTCGGCGTGCTGATTTCGATCCCGGGGCTCATCGGCTACATCATTGCAGGCTGGGGCGCCTCCGGCCTGCCGCCGTTTTCGACCGGCTACATCAACTGGGTGGCGGTTGCCCTGATCATCCCGATCACGTTGCTCGTCGCGCCTGTCGGCGTCGCGCTGGCCCACCGGGCGAGCAAGCGGCAGCTGGAGATCGGTTTCGGGATCTTCCTCTTGATCGTCGCCGCCCGCTTCGCGATCAGTCTCGCAGAATAA